In Motilibacter aurantiacus, one genomic interval encodes:
- a CDS encoding glycosyltransferase — protein MRTVDLRDRSGPPGERPLRIALVTGTTRARPHVVHTLALAEALGRLGQDVTVWGLGRGAGAGFYRHVHPAVGLQVVPVAEDPAQPAPERAATAAAVLRDVFRAYDYDVVHAQDPVSAAAVGACVRTVHDLEPAAPGRPLGPAGAYAHVCLSSALAARLAKEHATAATVIPPGVDAARFVAAADEADPVATAARRSWRSRLGRYVLAVGPVEERLRTLELVEAFAALGPELEDVRLVLACPSPALDDPAYRTLVDARAAHLGVRPLVLAGVPEEEMPALVAAASAVAVACAEGATGPALEALAAGVPVVLPDAPQVRETFGGAVALAASPAAMAWELGELVHAPDPAMRRAGRALAARHTWEAAAAAHVALYRRFAAPAALGVSRAERAGAGRP, from the coding sequence ATGCGCACAGTCGACCTGCGGGACCGGTCCGGCCCGCCCGGTGAGCGACCGCTCCGCATCGCGCTGGTGACGGGGACGACGCGGGCACGCCCGCACGTGGTGCACACGCTCGCGCTCGCCGAGGCGCTCGGCCGGCTCGGCCAGGACGTGACCGTCTGGGGCCTCGGCCGGGGGGCGGGGGCCGGCTTCTACCGGCACGTGCACCCGGCCGTCGGCCTGCAGGTGGTGCCGGTGGCCGAGGACCCGGCGCAGCCCGCCCCGGAACGGGCCGCGACCGCAGCCGCCGTGCTCCGGGACGTGTTCCGCGCGTACGACTACGACGTGGTGCACGCGCAGGACCCGGTGAGCGCGGCGGCCGTCGGGGCGTGCGTGCGCACCGTGCACGACCTGGAGCCCGCGGCGCCCGGCCGCCCGCTCGGCCCCGCCGGCGCGTACGCCCACGTCTGCCTGTCCTCCGCCCTCGCAGCCCGGCTCGCCAAGGAGCACGCCACCGCGGCGACCGTGATCCCGCCCGGCGTGGACGCCGCCCGCTTCGTGGCGGCCGCGGACGAGGCCGACCCGGTCGCGACGGCGGCGCGCCGGTCCTGGCGCTCCCGGCTGGGAAGGTACGTCCTGGCGGTCGGGCCGGTCGAGGAGCGGTTGCGCACGCTCGAGCTCGTCGAGGCATTCGCCGCGCTGGGGCCCGAGCTCGAGGACGTCCGGCTCGTGCTGGCGTGCCCGTCGCCGGCGCTCGACGACCCGGCCTACCGCACGCTGGTCGACGCCCGCGCGGCTCACCTCGGCGTACGCCCGCTGGTGCTCGCGGGGGTGCCGGAGGAGGAGATGCCGGCGCTGGTCGCGGCGGCCTCGGCGGTGGCTGTCGCGTGCGCCGAGGGCGCGACCGGCCCGGCCCTCGAGGCGCTCGCCGCCGGCGTCCCCGTCGTGCTGCCGGACGCGCCACAGGTGCGCGAGACGTTCGGCGGGGCCGTCGCGCTCGCGGCGTCGCCGGCTGCGATGGCCTGGGAGCTCGGCGAGCTGGTCCACGCGCCGGACCCGGCCATGCGACGGGCCGGGCGCGCGCTCGCCGCCCGCCACACCTGGGAGGCGGCGGCCGCCGCGCACGTCGCGCTCTACCGGCGCTTCGCCGCGCCGGCCGCCCTCGGCGTCAGTCGGGCGGAGCGGGCCGGCGCAGGGCGTCCCTGA
- a CDS encoding ABC transporter ATP-binding protein — MPTHGESVLEVRDLVKHFPLTQGVVLRRQIGAVRAVDGVSFDLRKGETLGIVGESGCGKSTLAKLIMSLEKPTSGSVTWRGKDIYSLKGREFAEMRRSIQMVMQDPYASLNPRMTVGDIIGEPYEIHPEVAPKGDRRRRVQELLDLVGLNPEHINRYPHQFSGGQRQRIGIARGLALRPEIIVCDEPVSALDVSVQAQVMNLLDSLQRDLGLSYIFIAHDLSVVRHISDRVAVMYLGSIVEIGSDSDIYDHPTHPYTQALLSAVPVPDPTKRNSRERILLTGDVPSPANPPSGCRFRTRCWKAQDVCATEPPPLVDRAAHPHPSACHFAEEKTVQQLAG; from the coding sequence GTGCCGACGCACGGTGAGTCCGTCCTCGAGGTCCGTGACCTCGTCAAGCACTTCCCGCTGACCCAGGGCGTCGTCCTGCGGCGCCAGATCGGGGCCGTCCGCGCCGTCGACGGGGTCAGCTTCGACCTCAGGAAGGGCGAGACGCTCGGGATCGTCGGCGAGTCCGGCTGCGGCAAGTCCACGCTGGCCAAGCTGATCATGTCGCTGGAGAAGCCGACGTCCGGCAGCGTCACCTGGCGCGGCAAGGACATCTACTCGCTCAAGGGCCGCGAGTTCGCCGAGATGCGGCGCAGCATCCAGATGGTCATGCAGGACCCGTACGCGTCGCTGAACCCGCGCATGACCGTCGGCGACATCATCGGCGAGCCGTACGAGATCCACCCGGAGGTGGCGCCCAAGGGCGACCGCCGCCGGCGGGTGCAGGAGCTGCTCGACCTGGTCGGGCTCAACCCCGAGCACATCAACCGCTACCCGCACCAGTTCTCCGGCGGCCAGCGCCAGCGCATCGGCATCGCTCGCGGGCTCGCGCTCCGCCCGGAGATCATCGTCTGCGACGAGCCGGTCTCGGCGCTCGACGTGTCGGTGCAGGCCCAGGTGATGAACCTGCTCGACAGCCTCCAGCGTGACCTCGGGCTGTCGTACATCTTCATCGCCCACGACCTGTCGGTGGTGCGCCACATCTCCGACCGGGTCGCGGTCATGTACCTCGGCAGCATCGTGGAGATCGGCAGCGACTCCGACATCTACGACCACCCGACGCACCCCTACACCCAGGCGCTGCTGTCGGCGGTGCCGGTGCCGGACCCGACCAAGCGCAACTCCCGCGAGCGGATCCTGCTGACCGGCGACGTTCCCAGCCCGGCCAACCCGCCGTCGGGGTGCCGCTTCCGGACGCGGTGCTGGAAGGCGCAGGACGTGTGCGCGACCGAGCCGCCGCCGCTCGTCGACCGGGCCGCGCACCCGCACCCGAGCGCCTGCCACTTCGCCGAGGAGAAGACGGTCCAGCAGCTCGCCGGCTGA
- a CDS encoding ABC transporter ATP-binding protein: MSSTLDLSKSTAAPGEDPTAPLLEVDDLHVEFRTRDGVAHAVNGVSYSLQAGKTLAVLGESGSGKSVTAQAIMGILDTPPGYVTGGEVRFRGRNLLALPERERRAYRGEKIAMIFQDALSSLNPVMSVGYQIGEMFRVHRGASKKEAREKAIELMERVRIPAARERVNDYPHQFSGGMRQRIMIAMAIALDPAVLIADEPTTALDVTVQAQIMDLLKDLQRERDMGLILITHDLGVVADVADEIAVMYTGRIVERASVYDIFSAPAHPYTKGLLQSIPRVDQKGEELYAIKGLPPNLMRIPSGCPFHPRCAFARQGPCVEQVPPLYQVAPGRGSACHYWEEVLASPQERAASEDHTSDPVLGQAPEDDIAQGAVPGADAR, encoded by the coding sequence ATGAGCAGCACGCTGGACCTCAGCAAGAGCACCGCGGCGCCGGGGGAGGACCCCACCGCCCCGCTGCTCGAGGTGGACGACCTGCACGTCGAGTTCCGCACCCGCGACGGGGTGGCTCACGCCGTCAACGGCGTGAGCTACTCGCTGCAGGCGGGGAAGACGCTCGCCGTGCTCGGCGAGTCCGGCTCGGGCAAGAGCGTCACGGCCCAGGCCATCATGGGCATCCTCGACACCCCTCCCGGCTACGTGACCGGAGGTGAAGTGCGCTTCCGGGGTCGCAACCTGCTCGCGCTCCCCGAGCGCGAGCGGCGGGCGTACCGCGGGGAGAAGATCGCGATGATCTTCCAGGACGCGCTCTCCTCGCTCAACCCGGTGATGTCGGTGGGCTACCAGATCGGGGAGATGTTCCGCGTGCACCGCGGCGCCTCGAAGAAGGAGGCCCGGGAGAAGGCCATCGAGCTGATGGAGCGCGTCCGGATCCCGGCCGCGCGGGAGCGGGTCAACGACTACCCGCACCAGTTCTCCGGCGGCATGCGCCAGCGCATCATGATCGCGATGGCGATCGCGCTCGACCCGGCCGTGCTCATCGCCGACGAGCCGACGACGGCGCTCGACGTCACCGTGCAGGCCCAGATCATGGACCTGCTCAAGGACCTGCAGCGCGAGCGCGACATGGGCCTGATCCTCATCACCCACGACCTCGGCGTCGTCGCCGACGTCGCCGACGAGATCGCCGTCATGTACACCGGGCGGATCGTCGAGCGGGCCTCGGTCTACGACATCTTCTCGGCGCCGGCGCACCCCTACACCAAGGGGCTGCTGCAGTCGATCCCCCGGGTCGACCAGAAGGGCGAGGAGCTCTACGCGATCAAGGGCCTGCCGCCCAACCTCATGCGCATCCCCTCGGGGTGCCCCTTCCACCCGCGCTGCGCGTTCGCCCGCCAGGGGCCGTGCGTGGAGCAGGTGCCGCCGCTGTACCAGGTGGCGCCGGGGCGGGGCAGCGCGTGCCACTACTGGGAGGAGGTGCTCGCCAGCCCGCAGGAGCGGGCCGCCTCCGAGGACCACACCTCCGACCCTGTCCTCGGGCAGGCGCCGGAGGACGACATTGCGCAGGGAGCGGTGCCAGGTGCCGACGCACGGTGA
- a CDS encoding ABC transporter permease — translation MTDTNVQTGAGGIGDKAAVPGTDPAGELGPVSTSPPDPEERRASLAADAWRELRRSPVFWISSAIIAVYVAIAIAPGLFSSIDAYDSNQCVLSESLASPSSEHWFGRDFQGCDVYANIIYGTRNSLAVGFVVVFATFLIGGPLGAIAGFYGGLTDSILSRILDIFNGIPYFLAGLIILVTLDLPSIWGVVLALTLFGWMSTARIARSAVISVRDADFVSAARSLGASRMRILLRHVVPNALAPVIVVTTISLGGVVAAEATYSFLGIGVKPPTISWGLQIADAQQYWGRARHILFFPAGALSLAVLSFILLGEAVRDALDPKLR, via the coding sequence ATGACTGACACGAACGTGCAGACCGGCGCCGGCGGCATCGGCGACAAGGCAGCGGTGCCCGGCACGGACCCCGCGGGTGAGCTGGGCCCGGTCTCGACGAGCCCACCGGACCCCGAGGAGCGCCGCGCCAGCCTCGCGGCCGACGCCTGGCGGGAGCTGCGGCGCAGCCCGGTGTTCTGGATCTCCAGCGCGATCATCGCGGTGTACGTGGCCATCGCCATCGCGCCGGGGCTGTTCAGCAGCATCGACGCCTACGACTCCAACCAGTGCGTGCTGTCCGAGTCGCTGGCCTCGCCCAGCTCCGAGCACTGGTTCGGCCGAGACTTCCAGGGCTGCGACGTCTACGCGAACATCATCTACGGCACGCGCAACTCGCTGGCCGTCGGCTTCGTCGTCGTCTTCGCCACCTTCCTGATCGGCGGGCCGCTCGGGGCGATCGCGGGGTTCTACGGGGGGCTGACGGACTCGATCCTGTCGCGCATCCTCGACATCTTCAACGGGATTCCGTACTTCCTCGCCGGCCTGATCATCCTGGTCACGCTGGACCTGCCGAGCATCTGGGGCGTGGTCCTCGCGCTCACCCTGTTCGGCTGGATGAGCACGGCCCGCATCGCCAGATCGGCGGTCATCTCCGTCCGCGACGCCGACTTCGTCAGCGCCGCGCGGTCGCTGGGGGCCAGCCGGATGCGCATCCTGCTGCGTCACGTGGTCCCCAACGCGCTCGCACCGGTCATCGTCGTGACGACCATCTCGCTGGGCGGCGTCGTTGCGGCCGAGGCGACGTACTCGTTCCTCGGCATCGGGGTGAAGCCGCCGACCATCTCCTGGGGCCTGCAGATCGCCGACGCCCAGCAGTACTGGGGCCGTGCCCGTCACATCCTGTTCTTCCCCGCCGGCGCGCTCAGCCTGGCCGTGCTGAGCTTCATCCTGCTCGGCGAGGCCGTTCGCGACGCCCTCGACCCCAAGCTGCGATGA
- a CDS encoding ABC transporter permease: protein MGRYAVRRILQMIPVFFGTTFLIFAMVYATPGDPVQRLSGEKRPDPARAAFLRAEYNLNDPLVVQYGKYMGKLATGDLGKTFNERPVTDLLQQQWPVSVKLTLTGLGIQAILGLGLGLLAGLRRGGVVDKAVLFTTLLFVSFPAFVMAFVLQYFIGVQGRDVFHLPVAGTTQGWPVAYILPGLTTALLGLAYSSRLTRTSIVENLRADYVRTAVAKGLPRRRVVGVHTLRNSLIPVITFLGTEVGTIFGTAIVTEQIFNLNGLGRQIASSARAGEAPVVVGLVTLLVLVYVSATLVVDLLYGVLDPRIRYD from the coding sequence ATGGGGCGTTACGCCGTCCGCCGGATCCTGCAGATGATCCCGGTCTTCTTCGGTACGACCTTCCTGATCTTCGCGATGGTCTACGCGACGCCCGGTGACCCGGTCCAGCGCCTGTCCGGCGAGAAGCGCCCGGACCCTGCGCGAGCGGCCTTCCTGCGGGCCGAGTACAACCTCAACGACCCGCTCGTCGTCCAGTACGGCAAGTACATGGGCAAGCTCGCCACGGGCGACCTGGGCAAGACGTTCAACGAGCGTCCCGTCACCGACCTGCTCCAGCAGCAGTGGCCGGTGTCGGTGAAGCTGACGCTCACCGGCCTGGGCATCCAGGCGATCCTCGGGCTCGGGCTGGGCCTGCTGGCCGGCCTGCGAAGAGGCGGCGTCGTGGACAAGGCGGTGCTGTTCACGACGCTGCTGTTCGTCTCGTTCCCCGCGTTCGTCATGGCGTTCGTCCTGCAGTACTTCATCGGCGTGCAAGGCAGGGACGTCTTCCACCTGCCGGTCGCGGGCACGACGCAGGGGTGGCCGGTGGCGTACATCCTGCCCGGCCTGACGACCGCGCTGCTCGGCCTGGCGTACTCGTCCCGGCTGACCCGGACGAGCATCGTCGAGAACCTGCGCGCCGACTACGTGCGCACGGCGGTGGCCAAGGGCCTGCCGCGGCGCAGAGTCGTCGGGGTGCACACCCTGCGCAACTCGCTGATCCCGGTGATCACCTTCCTGGGCACCGAGGTCGGCACGATCTTCGGCACGGCCATCGTGACCGAGCAGATCTTCAACCTCAACGGCCTCGGCCGGCAGATCGCGTCCTCGGCCCGTGCCGGGGAGGCCCCTGTCGTCGTCGGCCTCGTCACGCTGCTCGTCCTCGTCTACGTCTCGGCGACGCTGGTGGTGGACCTGCTCTACGGCGTACTCGATCCGAGGATCCGCTATGACTGA
- a CDS encoding peptide ABC transporter substrate-binding protein, producing the protein MKVARLGVGLAALSLVVAGCGGGDDDDTSSPSSSGSASGGTTGGRVSIEISEPQYLVPTNTNETAGAEVLDALFVGLVDYDEQNKPVLTELAAAVDSSDNKTWDIKLNPGWTFHNGEPVTSDSFINAWNYGALNANGQNNNYFFGSIEGYSDLNPEDPNPDDEKVPEATAQALSGLKKVSDTEFTVTLTAPDNTFKTSLGYTAFYPMPEAAFGDIKAFEEAPIGNGPFKMNGSWNHKESIAVDTYADFKGTKPKVDGIDFKIYESLETAYNDLTAGNLDVMDSLPPSALANAEQELGDRYQTFPSSRYDFFGFPTYDQKYANIKVRQAISMAIDREAIATTVFNNTREPADAFVSPVVAGYQEGSCGEFCTFNPERAKQLLAEGGGLSDMTITYNADGGHKEWVTAACNQIQQTLGVQCVAEPKPSFDVLLDDLDKSKSSKQGFGPFRLGWIMDYPSMQNYLGPLYTTGGSSNYYGYSNPKFDDLVKKGQTEATEEAAIADWKQAESILAEEFPVIPLFFGVTNAANSERVTNVSVDAFDRIDKVNISLK; encoded by the coding sequence CTGAAGGTCGCGCGCCTCGGAGTCGGGCTGGCGGCGCTGTCCCTCGTCGTCGCCGGCTGCGGCGGTGGCGACGACGACGATACGAGCAGCCCGTCGTCGAGCGGTTCCGCCAGTGGCGGCACCACGGGAGGCCGGGTCTCCATCGAGATCTCGGAGCCGCAGTACCTCGTTCCCACGAACACGAACGAGACCGCGGGCGCCGAGGTGCTCGACGCCCTGTTCGTCGGCCTCGTCGACTACGACGAGCAGAACAAGCCGGTGCTGACCGAGCTCGCCGCTGCGGTCGACTCGAGCGACAACAAGACGTGGGACATCAAGCTCAACCCGGGGTGGACGTTCCACAACGGTGAGCCGGTCACGTCGGACTCGTTCATCAATGCCTGGAACTACGGCGCGCTGAACGCCAACGGGCAGAACAACAACTACTTCTTCGGGAGCATCGAGGGTTACAGCGACCTCAACCCCGAGGACCCGAACCCGGACGACGAGAAGGTCCCCGAGGCGACCGCTCAGGCCCTCTCGGGCCTGAAGAAGGTGTCCGACACCGAGTTCACGGTCACGCTGACCGCGCCGGACAACACCTTCAAGACCTCGCTCGGCTACACGGCGTTCTACCCGATGCCCGAAGCCGCGTTCGGTGACATCAAGGCGTTCGAAGAGGCCCCGATCGGCAACGGCCCCTTCAAGATGAACGGCTCCTGGAACCACAAGGAGTCGATCGCGGTCGACACCTACGCCGACTTCAAGGGCACCAAGCCCAAGGTCGACGGGATCGACTTCAAGATCTACGAGAGCCTCGAGACGGCGTACAACGACCTGACGGCCGGCAACCTCGACGTCATGGACTCGCTGCCGCCGAGCGCGCTCGCCAACGCCGAGCAGGAGCTGGGCGACCGCTACCAGACCTTCCCGTCGTCGCGGTACGACTTCTTCGGCTTCCCGACGTACGACCAGAAGTACGCGAACATCAAGGTCCGCCAGGCGATCTCGATGGCGATCGACCGTGAGGCCATCGCCACGACGGTGTTCAACAACACCCGAGAGCCGGCCGACGCGTTCGTGAGCCCGGTCGTCGCGGGCTACCAGGAAGGCTCGTGCGGCGAGTTCTGCACCTTCAACCCCGAGCGGGCCAAGCAGCTGCTCGCCGAGGGTGGCGGCCTCTCCGACATGACCATCACGTACAACGCCGACGGTGGTCACAAGGAGTGGGTCACGGCGGCCTGCAACCAGATCCAGCAGACGCTCGGCGTCCAGTGCGTCGCGGAGCCCAAGCCCTCGTTCGACGTCCTGCTCGACGACCTGGACAAGTCCAAGAGCAGCAAGCAGGGCTTCGGCCCGTTCCGCCTCGGCTGGATCATGGACTACCCGTCGATGCAGAACTACCTCGGCCCGCTCTACACGACCGGCGGTAGCTCGAACTACTACGGCTACAGCAACCCGAAGTTCGACGACCTGGTGAAGAAGGGCCAGACGGAGGCGACCGAGGAGGCCGCCATCGCCGACTGGAAGCAGGCCGAGAGCATCCTGGCCGAGGAGTTCCCGGTCATCCCGCTCTTCTTCGGCGTCACCAACGCCGCCAACTCCGAGCGCGTGACCAACGTGAGCGTCGACGCCTTCGACCGCATCGACAAGGTCAACATCTCGCTCAAGTAA
- a CDS encoding (deoxy)nucleoside triphosphate pyrophosphohydrolase produces MTPPVVVVAVALLRGRALLAARRSFPPELAGGWELPGGKVEPGERDEDALVRECAEELGVEVRLGRRVGADWPLGPGRVLRVWTGTLGAGEPQPLQDHDLLRWLPAGSWHQVEWLPADAPIVAALEALVLQEPGDEPGDEPARRRRDGLEGHT; encoded by the coding sequence ATGACCCCACCCGTCGTCGTCGTGGCCGTCGCCCTGCTGCGGGGGCGCGCGCTGCTCGCAGCCCGCCGCTCCTTCCCGCCGGAGCTGGCCGGGGGGTGGGAGCTGCCGGGGGGCAAGGTGGAGCCGGGTGAGCGTGACGAGGACGCCCTCGTCCGTGAGTGCGCCGAGGAGCTCGGGGTCGAGGTACGCCTCGGCCGGAGGGTCGGCGCCGACTGGCCGCTCGGCCCGGGCCGCGTCCTGCGGGTGTGGACGGGCACCCTGGGGGCGGGCGAGCCGCAGCCCCTGCAGGACCACGACCTGCTGCGCTGGCTCCCCGCGGGGAGCTGGCACCAGGTGGAGTGGCTGCCCGCCGACGCCCCGATCGTCGCGGCGCTCGAGGCGCTGGTCCTGCAGGAGCCCGGGGACGAGCCCGGGGACGAGCCCGCGCGACGTCGCAGGGACGGGCTCGAGGGCCACACCTAG
- a CDS encoding DMT family transporter, which translates to MTRRGWLLFLAMSVIWGIPYLLIRVAVRDVPPDVLVFARTAPPAVLLTAYAAYRGMLRPLLPHWRWVLLYSLVELAGPWLLLSHAEVRLSSSLAALLIATTPLVAAVLARVGGTERVDGRRLLGLAVGVAGVVTLAGVDVHADDLVAVGEALLTAVGYAVGPFIVARRLSAVPALGVIASSLAVVALVYTPFAVWHWPDEVSGEAALSVAVLSVVCTAVAFIVFFALIAEAGPARASVITYVNPAVALVLGVLLLDEPFTLGIAIGFPLVLLGSVLATAKPRRAAVPLAGARVSG; encoded by the coding sequence GTGACGCGGCGTGGATGGCTCCTGTTCCTGGCGATGAGCGTCATCTGGGGCATCCCGTACCTCCTCATCCGCGTCGCCGTGCGCGACGTCCCACCGGACGTGCTGGTGTTCGCCCGGACCGCCCCGCCCGCGGTGCTGCTGACCGCGTACGCCGCTTACCGGGGGATGCTCCGGCCCCTGCTGCCCCACTGGCGCTGGGTGCTGCTCTACTCGCTGGTGGAGCTGGCCGGCCCCTGGCTGCTGCTGTCGCACGCCGAGGTGCGCCTGTCCAGCTCGCTGGCGGCGCTGCTCATCGCCACCACCCCGCTCGTCGCGGCGGTCCTCGCCCGCGTCGGCGGCACCGAGCGCGTCGACGGGCGCCGACTGCTCGGGCTCGCGGTCGGTGTGGCCGGGGTGGTCACCTTGGCCGGGGTCGACGTGCACGCGGACGACCTCGTGGCGGTCGGCGAGGCACTGCTCACGGCCGTCGGGTACGCCGTGGGGCCCTTCATCGTCGCCCGCCGGCTGTCCGCGGTCCCGGCGCTCGGGGTGATCGCGTCCTCGCTGGCCGTCGTGGCCCTGGTGTACACCCCGTTCGCCGTCTGGCACTGGCCCGACGAGGTGTCGGGGGAGGCCGCGCTCTCGGTGGCCGTGCTCTCCGTCGTGTGCACCGCCGTGGCGTTCATCGTCTTCTTCGCCCTGATCGCCGAGGCCGGCCCGGCCCGCGCCTCGGTCATCACGTACGTCAACCCCGCCGTCGCGCTGGTACTCGGCGTCCTGCTGCTCGACGAGCCCTTCACCCTCGGCATCGCCATCGGCTTCCCGCTCGTGCTGCTCGGCTCGGTGCTCGCCACCGCGAAGCCGCGCCGGGCTGCCGTGCCCCTCGCGGGTGCGAGGGTGAGTGGATGA
- a CDS encoding DUF3037 domain-containing protein produces the protein MQHAFEWAVLRVVPRVERGESLNAGAVVYCQAAGFLAAGVELDEARLRALDPYADVDAVRQHLEAVRALCAGEPVAGVNGRRSAGERFRWLTAPRSTVVQASAVHTGMTADPASELDRLVTVMVRPPRPRQAGCRDA, from the coding sequence GTGCAGCACGCGTTTGAGTGGGCGGTCCTGCGCGTCGTGCCCCGGGTGGAGCGCGGCGAGTCGCTCAACGCCGGTGCCGTCGTCTACTGCCAGGCGGCGGGGTTCCTCGCCGCCGGCGTCGAGCTCGACGAGGCGCGGCTGCGGGCCCTGGACCCGTACGCCGACGTCGACGCCGTCCGCCAGCACCTCGAGGCGGTCCGGGCGCTGTGCGCGGGCGAGCCGGTGGCGGGGGTGAACGGCCGCCGCTCCGCCGGTGAGCGCTTCCGCTGGCTGACGGCGCCGCGCTCGACGGTCGTGCAGGCCTCCGCGGTGCACACGGGCATGACGGCGGACCCGGCGTCGGAGCTGGACCGGCTGGTCACCGTGATGGTCCGGCCCCCGCGGCCGCGGCAGGCCGGCTGCCGCGACGCCTGA
- a CDS encoding HipA family kinase, protein MPLRTVNATRYVLPLREGGSLPGLIEADDLGTYVVKFRGAGQGRKSLVAEVVVGELARRLGLPVPELVEVELDPGLAPGEPDQEVQDLLRASAGRNLGMDYLPGSLTLDPAADLDTVVEPRFAARVLWLDALVLNVDRSWRNPNLLRWHGTPWLIDHGASLYFHHDWARAANVATRPYAVASEHVLLPVAGPVAEADAELARQVTREVLEEAAALVPDEWLSDEPGFDDAAAVRARYVDVLLARVEARSSWLPALEESRAARV, encoded by the coding sequence GTGCCGCTCCGGACCGTCAACGCGACACGCTACGTCCTGCCGCTGCGCGAGGGTGGCTCGCTGCCCGGGCTGATCGAGGCCGACGACCTGGGGACGTACGTCGTGAAGTTCCGCGGTGCCGGGCAGGGCCGCAAGAGCCTGGTCGCCGAGGTCGTGGTCGGCGAGCTGGCCCGCCGGCTCGGCCTCCCCGTGCCCGAGCTCGTCGAGGTCGAGCTCGACCCCGGGCTGGCCCCCGGGGAGCCCGACCAGGAGGTGCAGGACCTGCTGCGCGCCTCGGCCGGGCGCAACCTGGGCATGGACTACCTGCCCGGCTCGCTCACCCTGGACCCGGCCGCCGACCTCGACACGGTCGTCGAGCCCCGGTTCGCCGCGCGCGTCCTCTGGCTGGACGCATTGGTGCTCAACGTCGACCGCTCGTGGCGCAACCCCAACCTGCTGCGCTGGCACGGCACCCCCTGGCTCATCGACCACGGCGCGTCGCTCTACTTCCACCACGACTGGGCACGCGCGGCCAACGTCGCCACCCGGCCCTACGCCGTCGCGTCCGAGCACGTCCTGCTGCCCGTCGCCGGCCCGGTCGCGGAGGCGGACGCCGAGCTCGCCCGTCAGGTCACCCGGGAGGTGCTCGAGGAGGCGGCGGCTCTCGTCCCCGACGAGTGGCTCTCCGACGAGCCCGGCTTCGACGACGCGGCGGCCGTGCGGGCGCGCTACGTGGACGTGCTGCTCGCGCGGGTCGAGGCGCGGTCCAGCTGGCTCCCGGCCCTGGAGGAGTCCCGTGCAGCACGCGTTTGA